TTAAAGACTAAAACTCTTATTTTTCGCAATTGCAAAAGTACAAAAATACCattgagtaaaaaaaatactaaaagaacaaaaaaacattaaatagtGTAAAAAGACTTCAAACGATATTACATTAAAGGTTAAACCCATCTAGAGATATTTttgcatccacaatagtggactagccgGCGCCCTAGCCACCGGCGTGCGACTAGGCGCTCGACTAGTCCGCTATTGCGATAGGCGAGCCGAGAGGAGGAGAGAGAAACGCCCTAGAGCTAGGGCGTAGCCTAGCCGGCTAGGCGGTGGCtagggcgcctattgtggagtAATAGGCGAGTCGAgccaatttttcattttatttttatcctttTATTTCTACTCTATATACAACTCAttgcactttatttttttttaatctatacatCTATAAAAGGCGAGTTTTGGCCTTAATGTGAATATTTATGAATTATAGGGAtaaattttgaatatatataAACTTTAAGCaagatttttaatataaatgttTACTTGACACGTTAAGTAACGGCCAACCAAGATTTAAATATGAATGGCATAGGGCCTCTATAATTAAGCCATGGAATGTTTAATGTATACTAAGATTTATAACCGTTGCGTTATTAAGAATTGAATTATTAATTTGCAACTGACATGTATTATTAATAATCTTTTGCAACAACATTTTGTAAAGAATTTGGCACAAGACGTTTCAAGGTTGCTTcttcataataataatttaatgtaaatttatgGCTGCTAATTGGTGAGTTTCTagatatttctttattttttatctataaatagtACGTGTTATTTGCATTCTTATTACTCACTTCCTCATCGTTTGCATAAAACATTTTTTAGGGTTCCTACTCTTTTACCAATACTAGTATATCATTTATTTATCCTCTCTTTTTGTTTGATTATTTTGTTATtcatattttgatattattaaaaaaaattgaaaccaaGGAATTCCTTTTCGAAGACCTACAACCTAGCATAACTCAGTCAATGAAGATGGAGTCATGGAGGCGGTGTAGATTACTCatgtgagagagagtgaaaggCGACAACGAGGAAGAAGCGAATTGGTGTAGATTACTCatgtgagagagagtgaaaggCGACAACGAGGAAGAAGCGAATTGGAGGCTTTGTAAAGAGAGTCGTGTGAGAGAAGGTGAAATGAAAATAGCACTTAAATCCTATTTTGAAGATTGATCTGTGTTTTGAGTTATGTTAGTTCATGTTTAagctttttaaaattttagtttataataattctttttttacatattatattatcaaTTGATTTTGTTGCCAAAAATTATGTGGAGAAACGTTTTCCAATAAATTACCATAATTTTTGGTGTaaagaaattataaaattatcttaattaaattatcTTAATTTTGCATCTAATTCTTTTATTGTGACTATAGATTTCACGGCCAATAAATATAGTAACAGCATATTAGTGTAGCAAAATAATTAGATTACCTTCCATTTTGGGCCAATCAAATTGCCTTAATTTATCGATAACTTTTAATAAACatgtaataaaatttattatagaTCATCATTCATGCTTAAACCATGAATCATGAATCAATGTTATAAAACTTTCAAGTTTAgtgatattaattttatttaattactacTAATTATTTGTAGTTTCCtaacaattaatttattcaTTGCACTATTTAACATTAAAGTCGTTACAAATAGAGAATACAGAAGTACAATTTAAATCTATGGCTATAAATATACTCCTGTCTTTGTTAGATTGTACGTCACTTACTACCTTCTATTGCGTCACTGAATtttctggattttttttttgtttgtgtatGATTCTTGCTCTTTACCGATAGTAACTTTTTATATTCCTTTAATTCACGCTCTTTTTGTATGATTATATTGTGTTACTAATATTTGTTGTTTGTGtttttactaataaaaatgATGGGTCGACGCATGACGATGAAAGTGTTGAAGATTATGAGCGAAGATCCAGTGGGTAGCTACATGAGCATAGGCGACTTTGAGAATCCATTTTTTTACTGAAATTATCATCCTTAATTTTCATTTCTTGGTTGCATCCTAatccattatttttttattaatagatGATTAACGGTCTATTGTTAATTAATTCTCAATTAATAGAATTATTGAATGCTAATTGATTAGTAATTAAAGAGTTTGATGgcaaattcaaatataaattaaatataatattttattttattttcaacctTATTTAAAATAATCTATGAGACAATATGGAAagctatttttttttgttttaattaatgtgATCTATAAAttctataaaattttatttctgaTGTATAAACTCtgtataattttatcttttattatttcatttacTTAAGTAAATCGACATTTCCAATTTTATGTGAAGAAATTTCAATGAGTCGTGCAACGCACGGGGTTGATACtagtatttgataaacaccaacaattaaaatgaataccACTCCAATTGATTACTCCAAACAAGTTCCACAACAAGAGGGTTACTAGTTACAGAAACACATCAATTTCCACCAAAGATGCAGAATTTAAGCAATGTGATGTAGTCAAATCAACACGACTTCCTTTCACTTTTGTAAATGAAAACATACAGCATAACAAACTAACTCATCTAGTGCCACTCACTCGCACGTGATACGGTGGTCCACGACAAAAGATTGGCTCATCTAATGCATCACTTCTCGCCCGAGCTCTAAGAACTTCATTAGCATCATAGATCATGGCTGCAGCCAGCATCGTGTACTCCCCTGGAATCAGGAAATAGAGGGAGAATGCATGCTTCACTTCTTCAAGAGGAGGAACCTCCATGCTGATACCACGCAAAACACCTGACAAAACATTATGTCAACAAACATTACATGACCACTGAAATAGTACGACATGGAGAAATGAGACTTTATGTACCTTCCCAAAGCACCGTTGCCTTGTCGCCCTCCATACAGTTCTCACCAGCCACATCTTTGCATGCAATGCTAAGATTTATCCTAATAGCTTCCTTAGTATTGTTCCGCACCAACACCTCCATTGCAGTCATCTCATGTGCAATGATAGAATCTCCAGATTCGCAAGACGTTACGTCACTATCAACATTTATATCGTCTGAACTTGTTTTAGCCAGCCTAAACCCAAATGTCAGTGGGTCTGGCAGTAGCACATCCATAACAGATGCCTGGAGGGCAGCCTGTATTGCATCCTTGATATCTAGCTCTCCTGAGCTGTTGCGCCCAGATTGCCACCTGACTTTAATTTTCGAAATCAAATTCTTAATCGAAGCATTCAACTCCGCCTTAATATTCTTTTCAGAGAAACTATTATTTCTACTGCCAGAAGTCCCATTATTTTGAGAAGAGTTTCCAAGGAAGGAGCCATCGAGAACAggtaatttgaaattttcaagtGGTATTAACACTCTAGCAGTATAATCCCTGTCGATCCTTGTTTTTGGTTCACCATATTCAGCAGAAATATTATCAGACAGGTTTTCTTGGTTGTTAGTATTCTCCATGTCAAGTGAAACACCGGCTTCAAAAACTACATCAGTCGGATTATACAGCTCCAACTCAAGTAAGCGCAAACCCCAACTTCCCCTATTGGGATCAATCTTCACTAGCCTATCAGCCTGTCTTTCAGAACTATTGACTTGCTCAGTATTACCCCTTTCTAATTGTGCTTGCATGGAGCATGCTTCACCAATGCGGGCTGGAATTTCCATTGAAAGCAAGCGGGCTTTTACGAAAGACAAGCCCTGCAAAACACAGATATTTAGGGGGATGACTAGACGTCTTCCAGGAGGTGGAGCAGACACTGTTTCTGGTTCTCCAGGAGTTGTCAATGGACCTAAAACGTATCACATACAAcaaaccaaaaatcaaaatctaTGAATCCACAACCGCGTGCTAAGCATAAGTTCTTGTTTCCCTTGACATCAGCACACTCTAAGGTAGTCACATTAGAAGTAGTAATGAAAACATCAAGACGTAGGATATACTGCCAACAGCAATTATGTAGCAACACCATAATATGAGGCATTATAGCAGTGGCAACTATATATCCTTAAAGAAATAGTACATACCTGCATAGTGGATCAACAGCAGTGGACTGCTTCCATCTTTAGCTTGTCTTACTGAGGATCCAGGCATACCCTTGCTGGCAGCAGCATCAGAATCTGTCTTGCTAAGTTGCCAGGCTTTCAAGGTTACACGTATTGTAACCTCTGCACCAGGTTTCAAGGGGAGGGCTGACCTCAGGGTTTCGGAAGCAACTGTTACGACAGAGTCCTGGTTCTTTCCTGATAGTGAAATGTGGGCCTGCTCAACAGGAACAGTCCCAGCATTTGCCAAACTGATCCATACATCGCGTATCTCACCTTCATATAGCATGACAGATCCATCCCCACCTGCGATATGAGAAACTAACAATGGCAATGGAGGGACCACTGTAATACTAGGTAGATGTGCATGTTTTAACTTAGCTGCCCCACAGCTCCGGAAAGGGTCAGAAAGCACGAGACCTTGAGTTGCCCCAATAAGTAAACTATCAACCTCCTTGAAAAAATGTTCAGTAATGACTCCAAAACAGTGAACTATGCATCCAGGAACTAAAACCAGGCCTTCTTTGGTCGGAATCCCAGATAAAGTGATCACCTTTGAGGAATTGGGAGGAAGACTCACACTTACAGGAAAGGCATCAAGGTTTCCAGAATGCACTGATAGATATATACTTTCAACCATAACCTCAAAGCCACACGGATTCGCTAATTCTACCAGCACTTGGACCGGTTCACCGACCACCCAGGTTAGCTCCTGCTTATTGCTATTATTTGGCTCTCCTTTGCTGAACGGTGTATAAATGAATGGTCCTGATGGAGCAGCGCCTGCCCACCAATCTTCTCTAGCAGGATTGCGTTTGACGATGTCCATTTGTGATGAATGCAAAGGAAATGAATGTAACCTAAAAACGTTTAAAGTTAGAAGAGACAACTCCACAATGACAAGAGCTAACAGGACGGGAAACATACGTTGATGCATAAAAATGGAAAAGCACATGCCAATGAATATGGTCATTATATACAGAAGGATGTGAAGAGGAGGAATACTAGGTCTTTGTCATATATTTGTAAAGGGTCATTATCTCATATGGCATACTTTTCACTTTCAGGGTAACATAAAGGTGCCGAGATCCCATCCTTATGTGTGTCCACATAAGAACAAGTTCATTAAGAAACATCCAGTTTTAGAAGCTTGGCAGTGGATATATATTACACCAGAACCAGGAAGACAGAACACTCATGTAAGCTACCTGACAAAAGGTAAAGCTGGATCACTGCAGCGAGTTCCTAAAGGAAGCTTCTCAGCTGAATTCACAAGTGCATTGAACAGACCATTTTGCCCAGCAGGAGTAATTAGAGGATAATAAGACCTAAGCAGACGTGCAGCTGCACTCCAAGCAGCAAGAGGATCCCCTGCACGAacagcagaaagaagaatttctcTAAGGACGACCATCTGCAGTGTGCTCCACTGCGACTCAAACAAGGAGACTATTGAGTGGTGATGCACTTTTCCTCCATCAGCATGGGTTTGCCCAGCGTccttttaacaaaataaaaaatgaaatttagaGAATCCCcttcaaatttgaaaaagacATGCCTGTGAGTCTGTGACTGATTCTTAAAGTCAGTGGCATACTGTCATATGATGACCCTCTCTTAAGAAGCACAACTATCAGTACAACATAAGGATCAATTCTGTAACAATGAACAGCAGTTCTACCCCCCCTCGAGGAGGACACAAATGGCCAAAGATTTAATCATCTGCTCAAAAATGCAAATCTCCATATGCATATGCATCAAAGATGCTTTCCTGTGCTTCTCGATACCTAGTATCTGATTATAAAATAACTAACATGTCTCATTAATACTATCACATGAAATACATTCTATGTCACATTTAGTGTCCATCCAAATAAGAAATTGGTTCACATATACTATTGGAATAAGTATGAGATGGCAAGAGTCAAAATGAAGTTCTCATTGCAATTGTCATGCTTAACAACATGGATGATACATATGCCAAGAGGCTAGTCTAGTAATACCTATTATATGGTATGCTGGATGGATAAATGTACTCACATTAGAAGGTCCAATAGATGCTCGACTTTGGACACGATAAGCTTTGGTTGTCATTGCCAAGACTTGCATTGCACTGATAGCAGCAAATTTTTTATCCTGTTGCAAGTACAGCTGAGCCACCTGCCTTGAGAAAAAAGCAGCTTTTCGGTGATAACCAAGTTCACCGAAGAGCCTTGCTATTTCAACATATACTACTAGTTTGTCGCTGGCATCAATCAAAGATGTTGCTCCATCAGCAGTTGCTGTCAACAACTCCACGACATCATTAGCAAGTTCCCGCCTTATGAAGATACCCAAGGAGTACAGGAGACATGGGGAAAgaattcattttataaaaagaaaatatttgcaACATCTCAACTAAGGTTAAAGTCCTTCATCAATTGCAACAATGGATAAATATAATGGAGTACCTGCAGAGGAATCTTGCTAACTTCAATGTGGCTTCGAGTTCAAAGCTTAAGGGTGAAACCCTATTCAAAGGTAAAGGCCAAGAGAAACTTAGAAGACTAGTGATAATTCACCATCAATTTTCATATGAACTACTGAAAATGTTGAGTCCAGTAACTGGGTTCACGATCAAATACAATTAAGCATGCCATATCAGTTTATGATCAATGAAATATGTGATTCAGTTTTATGGACAGGGTAACTTCTCTGTAATCAGCGCTATGCAACTAGGGATGATTAGGTAAATCTTTAGCTAATGAAACAGTTTTGGAGAACATGGTTAAATTAGTTTATAGACATTTAAAGGAATTACACTATTGTTCTGGTAATATTTGCAAAATCAGCAGTAACATTTAAAAGGAATTACATCGGAGCAAAAATACCTTTGAGCATTGTCTTGTATAAATGATTTTCTGTAGTGCAAAATGACACTGTTGTAGCGATACTTAACCTCATCCTCTAAAACTGGGTCCTTCTGGCCCATCCGATCCATCTAACAGTGTAAAGTAAGGAGAAAAAAGTCATGTTTTCGCCACAAACAGGAAGGGGCCAATCATAAGTTCGAGGTAAATATTTCACAATCACAAGAGTTcggagaaaaaaattaaaaaccagAAGGCCAAATGGCATTTACTTTGTTATACGTTTCCATTTGTAGCTATACCCAAAAAAAGTAATAAAGGGATATTGACCAGTGTTATAATAAAGCTTATACAGTAATAAACTACAGTTTTGGCCATTAACATTATGAACAAGATGACATTTTACATAAATTGAAAGTCCAACAGTCTGAATCGCATCATCCAACAGTGCACTAACAAGATTGTTACAGTACCTGCTAAATTAACGCACCAAAATGAGAGTAGTACAACGAACGAACCAAAGGACCTAATTCTAACATCGTAAAAGAAACTGAACTATCACAAGAGCTGCACACATTATACATGGAGATAGAAgcaacacaaaagaaaaaatatgtacCATATTAAACTAGAATCCaggtttttttttatcaaaacttGAAAGCTTACCAGCAACGCACAGACGCTGCCTTCCATGGCCCCAGCATACCAGAAAAAATCAGCAGTTAATCTGGTAAGTTCCAAAGAAGTAGAATAATGAGCATTGGCATCAACTGGTGATCCAGCCAGTAAACAGTAATCGCCTATAGTTTTCTGTGCGCGACCAAGCCTCCTTTTCTTTGCCTTAATCACCTGTGGATTTTTCGAATGAGAGAGGTGAAGTTGTGCTGCGTGAAAAGGGGAAAAATTGCAGCAGTAGGCATAAACGaaagataattaaaaaaataattggaaCACCTAAAGTTTAAACCTCCTCTGAGCTGAGACTGGCTTGAGAGTCTAGAGGTGTCTTAAAAACAGTCCCACCAGATTCAGCCTGGAGAACCCATTTCTCAAATTCCATCAACAGAGAAGCTGCAATATCTTGGACCATGGTTTGCATATGGAATTCCTGAGTTTGCCTATCAGCAGGTGGAAACAATATCAAATTACTCCCCTTAACACTCCCGTCTTCAAGCTGCAGCAATAGCGTCATGTCATGATTAAGTAGTTTAGGGCTGAAATCGCGCAAATTGACAAAGTGAGGAAGTAAGGGGTAACTAACCTGCGAGTCCCCGGGGCAGAAGGCGAAGCATCGCTGGACGAGTGAGGAGGAATAGGTCTTACAAGCGGCGGTGAATTGATCGACGACGGAGCGGAGATCGGGGGCGGAGGGGCAGTGACAAATGCCGATGACGGCGAGGATCTTGCGGTTGGACTGGAAATCCTCCCAGGGAGAAGGCGGCGATCCGCCGAGAATGAACTTGAATCGGAGGCTGCCAGATTCCCAGGGCTGGTGGGCGAAGGGGGATTTCTGGTGCTCGGTGTAGAAGGAGCTGATGGAGTTGAGGGAGACGGTGTGGTGGCGGAGGAGCATGGCGGCGTATTCGCGGAAGAGGAGAGGGGTGACGTCGGAGATGGGGATGACCGCCACGCGGATCATGCTGCTAGTTTCGATGCTGGCGTCGGGCTCCATTTTTTCCGATCACCAATTCACCGGAGACAGAGAGATCTGCTACGTTTGTCTTCACAGATCTAAGCTAAGTAACAGCAAACCGTAACCCAATAATAGAGGCTCTATTTCAATATGGGCTTTTCTAATAGGCCCGTCCAACACTTCGGGCTTTCGCGGTAATTTTTTGATTTGAGCAACAATTTTAACCATTATTGTGAAAAAATTCATTTAATGTAATTGGTACTgtacaaaatatttaattgtgaTGAATTCTTCAATCGAGCATTTGAAAATGTTTGACATTTATGGGACAATGTTTAACATTTACTATTTTATAGTAGTACAACAACATGTTTAAAGTTTGCCtcaatcataaaaaaaatatatatatgcattttaatttaatatattttgacaTGCTATGTGTTTGGACGtcgttaattttttatatatatagcgtccaaaacataaaataaagatcGAATTTTTATGTAtcgatactccctctgtctatGAATAAATGTCGTATATTTGATCGGCTcgaatttaagaaattatttaactttgtaaagaaaaatggatataaaaagttagtggaatatgaatcctacttatatatattagttttataataaaatgtgactgaaatgagttagtggaatgagggTTCCAATtatcaaatatagtaaaagtgaaatatgaaatTTATTGGCGGACagacgaaaaaagaaaatgaaatatttaatggcggacagaggaagtataaaACAATGATAAAGCCTTTTCTACTCAACATGAAACAataatgaaacattttgtactaaaataaaatacgaattaaactttttattattactccctccgtccccaaagaatatgcactttcggTTAGGCActggttttaatgtaaaattggtaaagtaagagagaggtagagaaaaaaaataattaaagtattgttcgtggagaatgagtcccatctcattagagagaaaagactttctattagaaagtgcatattcttgtaagacggactaaaaaaagaaataatgcatattattgtgggacgaggagagtataatttatgtaaatttCAAACTCTTTGAActaatatgaaacaaaaatgaaacattttataTGAGTTATATAGTTATCCCtcataatttatagtataaatcAAATATTCTATCTTTTCCCCATCAATTTTTTAC
This sequence is a window from Salvia splendens isolate huo1 chromosome 5, SspV2, whole genome shotgun sequence. Protein-coding genes within it:
- the LOC121804470 gene encoding trafficking protein particle complex II-specific subunit 120 homolog, producing MEPDASIETSSMIRVAVIPISDVTPLLFREYAAMLLRHHTVSLNSISSFYTEHQKSPFAHQPWESGSLRFKFILGGSPPSPWEDFQSNRKILAVIGICHCPSAPDLRSVVDQFTAACKTYSSSLVQRCFAFCPGDSQLEDGSVKGSNLILFPPADRQTQEFHMQTMVQDIAASLLMEFEKWVLQAESGGTVFKTPLDSQASLSSEEVIKAKKRRLGRAQKTIGDYCLLAGSPVDANAHYSTSLELTRLTADFFWYAGAMEGSVCALLMDRMGQKDPVLEDEVKYRYNSVILHYRKSFIQDNAQRVSPLSFELEATLKLARFLCRRELANDVVELLTATADGATSLIDASDKLVVYVEIARLFGELGYHRKAAFFSRQVAQLYLQQDKKFAAISAMQVLAMTTKAYRVQSRASIGPSNDAGQTHADGGKVHHHSIVSLFESQWSTLQMVVLREILLSAVRAGDPLAAWSAAARLLRSYYPLITPAGQNGLFNALVNSAEKLPLGTRCSDPALPFVRLHSFPLHSSQMDIVKRNPAREDWWAGAAPSGPFIYTPFSKGEPNNSNKQELTWVVGEPVQVLVELANPCGFEVMVESIYLSVHSGNLDAFPVSVSLPPNSSKVITLSGIPTKEGLVLVPGCIVHCFGVITEHFFKEVDSLLIGATQGLVLSDPFRSCGAAKLKHAHLPSITVVPPLPLLVSHIAGGDGSVMLYEGEIRDVWISLANAGTVPVEQAHISLSGKNQDSVVTVASETLRSALPLKPGAEVTIRVTLKAWQLSKTDSDAAASKGMPGSSVRQAKDGSSPLLLIHYAGPLTTPGEPETVSAPPPGRRLVIPLNICVLQGLSFVKARLLSMEIPARIGEACSMQAQLERGNTEQVNSSERQADRLVKIDPNRGSWGLRLLELELYNPTDVVFEAGVSLDMENTNNQENLSDNISAEYGEPKTRIDRDYTARVLIPLENFKLPVLDGSFLGNSSQNNGTSGSRNNSFSEKNIKAELNASIKNLISKIKVRWQSGRNSSGELDIKDAIQAALQASVMDVLLPDPLTFGFRLAKTSSDDINVDSDVTSCESGDSIIAHEMTAMEVLVRNNTKEAIRINLSIACKDVAGENCMEGDKATVLWEGVLRGISMEVPPLEEVKHAFSLYFLIPGEYTMLAAAMIYDANEVLRARARSDALDEPIFCRGPPYHVRVSGTR